The genomic interval tccaataaacTAAAACTttagtgcatgtacatatacataaactggttgctgaccactgccgaccgctgcgtcCTTCCTTTTTTtacaccacttccccgctagttaaaccccccacacccctcagttagtggcgataagatctccaacgaaatttgtatgtaatggcatatctaggttattctacatctatggttGAAACACTTTATGAGATAAGACTTTCATATAAAAGAAATAGAATCTACAAGAGGCCGTACCGGTAACCGAGTAACAATTCTCTTATTTTCCTTCAACAAGGAGATCGTCTATTCAAATCGGACTCAATTGATTGTCAAGTGTCATTACACATTCAATAGTCTATGGTAGCTTTATAGTAGTAACACATTCACAATTTTTAACATACTTGTAACATGTGCCAATCGGCTGGTAGTTTGACAAGTGTGATTAGTAGATGTGTTTGATAGTGACAGCTCTCTAAGTAGGGTTTTATGAATTGCATATTTGAGACCGATTCGACATGTTTTCGTCTACTGTTGGAGAAGAAATGTAACtcttttaagttgaataaactTCACATACTAACCAATCGTGTGAGAAACGTCTAGAGTTGGCGAAAAGTTCATGTCTTGAGTCCTCAATTggttgcattttaaattttcaactaTTTTATCTATCTTCCTATTTTTGGGTTCTATCTCGTTGAGCACTGGAGTCATATATTTACTagatttgtttatctttgtactTTTCTTAGCCCGCGTCAGCATGCCCGAAGCAGCGGTAAAGGTTGTGTCTCCATCACCTAACAATTCCTCTTTCAAGTGAACACTCTTCTCGTTGTCGGAGTAAGTCTTCGACAACTGCTTGAGCAGTTGCAACTCTTGGTACGCATTTTCATGCATCATCGCACCCGGTACGTTGTGGTCGTTCGGAGTACCGAGCATGTCGCATCTCTTGTGTCCCTCGAACGATTTATGAAAAGGGGAAACGCTCTCAGCGCAACTGGCACTGTCGCTGTTCTGTCGTGATAGTTTCATTTCTTCGAAAGTCGTCGAAAAAGTCGATTCGAATTTCGTATTGAATGAATCGTCGAATTCCGGCTGCAACGGCACGTCCGGGATATTCTGGAATTTTATCACAATACAATTAAAACGGAGATAAATTTCAAATCTCTTCTACACTTTCATTTCATTTACCAAAGCACTATGAAGATACATACGCAAAATTTATATTAGTGTAAATGAATTGAAATGAGCATTATATTAtgacaataattatattattaaagagACCCCATTGAGATCAGTCAGTCCGGTGATCCTTAAAGCCCTCGCAAGTCTCAAAAGTCCTGGCAGTAAATTACGCGGCAGTGTGACTTCTCCGGCATACATGAAAGCTACCAAGCAGCACAGTTCGGCCCAGCCCCCGCCTAATATCACGACGACAGGCTGTTGTGTTGCCGGCAAATCCTAAAACAACGTTCATATGACTACTTCCACTCATTATACCAATGAGAATTTTAACCTAAGCAGATCCGAGcacttttgtatatatattacgaATATATTCCCAATTAAAACCTTAAATATATCCATAAAATAGGGACTGCACGTGGATAAAACTATGCGATGGGCTCTCATCGATCGTCCTCCGGCGCACAAAGTCACATCGGTCAATCTTCCCGAGTCCAAAAGTGCTGGTAGTCCACCGAGAACACTACTCTGTATATGTACgacattaataattattattcatgTTCACTTTATTCATTGAAGATGATTAAAAGTTTGATTTTTAACGACCTGGTGGTTGTGCCATCTCAGGCAAAACTGTTGGGATGCTTCAGATTCCATCTGTGAAcaagttaattaattatatggtGTGTgcttaaattttagattttattgcGTATGAAGAATTTtaacgtattttgtatattgtattattttaaatgtaaatatgtacgtatgcaatGTGCAATGATTAGTTGTGGGGATTCGGCCATCTTGGATATGCTCTATTGAGTGTCTAGTGTTATTTCAGTCGGTTAGtcatttgtattaatttattaggATTACAACACAAATGATTCATTCGAACGGAATAGAACATACATAAGGAAGAGACTGCAGTGATTAgccattttatgtatgtagtttaagtatgtttaaattatattttaaatttaaagtcttggggcaacctgtcaggtcacactggtcattttattgttattattgttttaaaacaataaattaaattaaataaataaatatgcagttGTATACTATCAAATAACATGTAGAGAGAACCATTATACATAGGTACTCAAGGTTCCTagataatgctattttttaatatacactaTGTATAGACCAGACAATTGCCAAAAATTATCTCCTACCTAGGCATACTATCAGCGAATATAAcagaaaaatcaatgaaaacttatttatttactaaaattGTCATCAATTATGTTTAGTGTCAGAAGTGATATCACTTGTTCGTTGATATGCTTATttataaagcccggaccctgagggggccgtttattgttcaaatgttgtaaatgcattgctaaaggtttgccgaaccttttttacaaagcatttaaggtcctacctctacttatttattattatcatttatgcaggggcgtcatttcaacTTTTCCCAGGGGGGTGGCAAAActtttgaccagtaaggaatgactttctagggggggggggggtattacatatatttaaaaaatgagtgtatatatgaattttagctatttcttattcaataatttgtttcgtaggataaacgtgctttacaaatatctttcaaagcaagaaaaacaaaatatatttgggagttaacatattttttctggaaaaatcgacgtgtttataTCTGACAAGTGTTCTAAAGGATtgcaatattctatttttattggtttttagtattttaattcaaattcataataatacattaaacaacgtggatagtccagttcaaatctaggggggcGGCTgcctatccccccccccccaaaataACGCCCCTGCATTTATGTATAGtcaaatatacaattttcagTTTTTGAAGCATTTCAATAGTGTTtttaatctagaaaaaatatgaaacttgTTTAAATTGGCTTAGGACGATTTTAGCTATCATTATTTCTTTTAGTATttgaataattatgtattttttatatggacTTTTCCCACCAATCAAAAGCGTGCAGTGGGAAGAGCGATAAAAGAACGCTCCTTgttttttttaggtttatttttaactattgcAACACTTTTCACTGATAGTTCAAAAATGCAtttggtatgaaaaaaaattggaacgATAAAGGGTAAAAATAGCAGTTTTAGTAGGAGCAGTTAGTTTATATACAAACGTTTGTGTGCGACGACAGGGACGACTGGGTTTTAGGGTGGTGGAGTCAGGTCGGTGTCATGTCTACAATGACATAATGAGGGGGGCGCTATCGCTATCGCTATCGGTATTACGCAGTGGCTCGCGCCTGGGGAATAAATCCAGGCTGATTTATTTTTACCAGGGCCTGGAGAACGCGACGCGCACCTATTTCTAGCCTGGAGACCCACCTCCcgcttataaataaatacgaggGCGAGTGCTGGCGGCCGACTGTCCCTCGCGATACCGCAGGCCCTGCGAAACCCCTTCCCCTCCCCCTCCCACCCCTCGCCAGGCCCCCCGCCCTAACTCGACTATTTATGAAAATACCGCCATCCGCCTCACCCCACCATCGCCATGTGCCACTCGCATTTATTTATAGCGTGCTCATCTCTCCGTCTCTTTCGTTTGAGCGCAAATCTGCACGCGGCGAAAAGGGATGCAGTGTATTCGTCGCCCTTTTCGCATACTGGCAGCACTGCCTTCGcgcaatatttgaatattttcaacgCCGTCTCCCTTATTTTAGAATGGCAACATTTTAAAGATAGGCCAAAATTCAAAACTCACTTATATAGGCTTTGAATTACTACCGACTCAAAGCATCtggaaaataatataaaggaaCGATATATTCCGTGaccgagattttagtgacttgcgcgagatcgctttttgcggaataatcaccgaaacgacatacatacatattatgtacatagctcTTGATCAATGTACACTTTTTGATCATTGGATTATAAATATAGAGAATATTAatcttgtgatttttttatgtcGTCGATGGTACACTGGTGGATCCACTTTTATCAAATTAGATTttagtttttttgttttttacatacatatatacaaacatataccaggaaggcttaacaggtaaaccccaaatgcgccttcctggttcacatattgattaatacatgtaaatctgaacaatatctgacatctatggtcagatattacaaacatcgtacgataaataataatgaataacttattcatgtaacaataccatagatctagaataacctagatatggcattacatacaaatttcgttggagatcttgtcgccactaactgaggggtgcggggggtttaactagcggggggaagttgggaaaaaaaaggtttttttccctacgacgcagcggtcggcgttttttttacttccccgctagtaaaccccccgcacccctcagttagtgacgaaaagatgaaaagatctccgcatatctatcgacaaggtctccgcaatcgacctttcctacttagaagctactaacctactgagagaaaagtgtgcatgcgccatgtattttgcatgcgccaaaagggagaccagtataaaccgtgagggcggatctatgtattatacatctatgaaCAATactcaataatcatccatagagacatctatggagaaaatctggcgaaacctaagagataataatattaactcgagattttttcgcaacagaaaattggataataatgccaatttcacaggaatcgtttcaaatcagaaagattgacaaattctgatatgaaacgaccaACCTcgtcaaaccaaggtctggccagcaatgaGACTCCAGCGGGAAGCGAACTCCTAACCTATAGCACGATAGAATACAAcacttaccactagaccacACTGCTGGTTTTGATTCAAGTGGCCAACAACTATAGCGTTTTAcctaacaataattttattagtgATGCAAGTTTAGTGAGCTTACTTgtggatatattttatttttaggaaggcctaacaggtaaatcccaatccgccttcctgaccaattacaaatatctatataattttttttgaataatttaacaaagcatcatagagacatctatggataaattttgacaaatatttGATAAACTTATATATTcggagcatttttatataaatcgtcaaatttcgagatgcttaggaactcgaaattttcgagacatttatggaaaaatatgcagcatttttattggaatcagcgaaattcaagatgctaaaaactcgaaaattgcgagaaatgggtaaaggttgccaattttttggaaccgtttcaattaaaattagacaaattggcaaattctgataggaaacgatcgacatggagccACAAACCAGTGGGACCCTAACCCTATGTTCGAaagggtaattggactattcgtcacattggggtggtcacaaagacaatttttgccatgaaaatcgcgaatacacaatatttagcactcaagttctcgttactatgatagttatcgttagtatgatggacttttcggctgccagatgttccgttatagagattttagtgactttgtgacgagtaatttgtgaccagtaatcaccgaaccgttcgaaagcatatatgctaaccaccagtccacgccgctggttagcatatatgctactctacatatgtattatacatatttagagcGGATCCGGATACGTTCaagttagggcgaaatcacacagggaagaacggcacgccATGTGCTTAGCTCCacgctgtgggggttctcctacatttcttcaaatattggatacaccgttatcgatcactgaaaggataaaattttaccgaaaacactccagggggtgattttgggacgatGTGTGCTAGGCGTGCCTTAAATATGTGCTGGGCATGCCACatatttttcgcatgtttaaccctttgcccgcgtcaccaaatttagcgaacatgccctgtacgcggctgctttttgcggattttgttatcgcgttttcgactataaatataggttgtaatatttttttgaattttacaacctatatttattttttttgactactgccatctattgaatttggtaaagtatacatttagtaatattttcaaccaagttataaaattttaacacaatagacggctcttatacaggttggaacttccaagacatctatgcgtgtctcgcgcgctgagggcatgttcgctaggacatgtatagtagtcgtacgcggtggaaaggttataagtatctaaaaaaaaccacgtgccgcATTCTTTCCTGTGTAATTTCGCccttatacttatttattttgttatggGTCAAAAAATTATCATGACGGTTCTCCATTCAATAAGTTGAAGATCATTTTTTTAGGTAGCATTAGGTGGCATTGCAGAAAACCAATGATCAATAAAGCTTGCCAGTgcttttacaatatcgaatagTACATATGATGTACAAATTTGCACACTCTGAAATCAAAACTTATCCAGAACTTAACAAACGATTCAATaaaaaagatattttaaaattaatcaatttatttctACGTAGTAATGAAATTTAACAGTAAATAATCTAACTTAATTTTCTTTGTTGGTAGTCGGAGGAGTAGACAAGTACTCTGGGAGTCTTTGCatttcaatttttgtaattttcataGCTACACCTTCAGGTAAGTTTCTCTCAATGTACTCGAGCAACGTATCACACGTTGAACCGGTGATTCGGTGCAAATGTAAAAAGTGAAAATGTGTCCTAATTTCGTACTGTACCCTGTGCTTCTTGTGAACATGCACGGATTTGAGTAGCGTATATCGTTCTTTGTGGGCTATTCTCTGGGTTCGActgtaattcaaaatataaacatacatttttacttccGTTAAATAAAATCACACATATTTCGATATAAGGATgcaaaaaattattacttttcGCCAACTTCGATTCCCAGATGTTCAGCTGATGTCTTAGCAAACCAGGAATAACTTTTAAGAACGGCAGGTTCGTTCGACCTTATTTCCAGCTCTACCCTTTTGTATAGTTTGTCGGGTTCGGATACCGGAGGTAAGGCAGAGCTGACGTTGGCCAATGATGCATTTTCGGCAGCTGTACAATATGATGCCTCATTTATCAACAATCTTGGTATAAAAACTTGCAATCGCCCAATTCGAGATATCGAATTCTGAAATACAAAAATGACATAAGTAACTTTGAGGTTAGGCTATTTTCagaattgattatttttgataaacttatgtggcaataaaatacatcaattttaattgaatgatACCTTTATAATGTTCATGGTTTATttaataagaattaaaaaatgattgtattaaaTTTGCGGTGAAACTCGGCTAAATGTCAAACGCCAAACACATGCTGTTTTGGTCGTAGCTATGTAAAGGCCAGCCTTATCAAAGaagacgaataaataaatttagcttttgaaatgaaataaatcgaTGTGGCATGACTGCATGACGGATTCGATTGGTTTTGAAATGTTCATTTGTCATATATTTAACAG from Arctopsyche grandis isolate Sample6627 chromosome 9, ASM5162203v2, whole genome shotgun sequence carries:
- the LOC143916617 gene encoding uncharacterized protein LOC143916617 — translated: MESEASQQFCLRWHNHQSSVLGGLPALLDSGRLTDVTLCAGGRSMRAHRIVLSTCSPYFMDIFKDLPATQQPVVVILGGGWAELCCLVAFMYAGEVTLPRNLLPGLLRLARALRITGLTDLNGNIPDVPLQPEFDDSFNTKFESTFSTTFEEMKLSRQNSDSASCAESVSPFHKSFEGHKRCDMLGTPNDHNVPGAMMHENAYQELQLLKQLSKTYSDNEKSVHLKEELLGDGDTTFTAASGMLTRAKKSTKINKSSKYMTPVLNEIEPKNRKIDKIVENLKCNQLRTQDMNFSPTLDVSHTIDNQSDYFNINPKLNMSEKLMHPNKIQTTEMASPSCSSKVADIFASNNIFMETEPEREPSPETSAAAAIKSEPDSSPEILPDLKYVPLSPGTHAATTNTAKLYATCYVCHKRLSNQYNLRVHLETHQNARHACVACNHVSRSRDALRKHVSYRHPQLNASHGVGRPCKSNQNNQITTSPSIINPLSVQNLLTSPSSVFNFSNLGNVGETLSKNSKGSGNSTYSSSLDQTTSSQGNGSSNKNDDAKKSNVDQNF
- the mRpS10 gene encoding mitochondrial ribosomal protein S10, producing MNIIKNSISRIGRLQVFIPRLLINEASYCTAAENASLANVSSALPPVSEPDKLYKRVELEIRSNEPAVLKSYSWFAKTSAEHLGIEVGENRTQRIAHKERYTLLKSVHVHKKHRVQYEIRTHFHFLHLHRITGSTCDTLLEYIERNLPEGVAMKITKIEMQRLPEYLSTPPTTNKEN